One genomic region from Arthrobacter sp. FB24 encodes:
- a CDS encoding ABC transporter substrate-binding protein encodes MATSRKLAVLGALMAGTMLFTACSGSSNGSAAIKDSSAEFGFQETGFPIVKDTLTLKFSGTKSALAPDYNTMSLVQQWEKDTNIHIDWENLPETVFKEKKNLILASGDLPDAFFNSGLTDAEIATYSASGTLIPLEDLIQKNAPNLSKLLADRPDIKAAITSSDGHIYSLPSIEELGLVQFPNEMAINTAWLNKLGLPMPKTVDELHDALLAFKTKDASGTGKTIPLSFMPGSWCGDIVDLIAALGGVPDNMDHRIVQDGKVIYTATQDGYKKALQTLHTWYQEGLIDPESFSQDDKAYLAKGKASTENLGSFVWWEVKEMVGADRAGDYKLLPVLEGVDGKRLASQSNNQEIARGAFAVTRTNKYPAATIRWADNLYDPIQSAQANWGPIGETLQKDPATGLLTQIPAAAGTSEGERRQKVAPGGPKANTAENFEKVVAPEPRAAERQKTVEENYKPFAANDGYPPVALSNEEVQQISTIETDVAAIVKQTTAKWIVSGGIEAEWDGYVSQLKNIGLDKMVDVYQQAYDRYQKNS; translated from the coding sequence ATGGCTACCAGCCGCAAGCTCGCCGTCCTTGGCGCCCTGATGGCAGGAACGATGCTGTTCACCGCCTGCTCGGGCAGCTCCAACGGTTCCGCCGCCATCAAAGACTCGTCCGCGGAGTTCGGCTTCCAGGAGACCGGCTTCCCGATCGTCAAGGACACGCTGACGCTCAAGTTCTCCGGAACCAAGTCGGCGCTCGCCCCCGATTACAACACCATGTCCCTGGTGCAGCAGTGGGAAAAGGACACCAACATCCACATCGACTGGGAGAACCTCCCGGAGACGGTGTTCAAGGAAAAGAAAAACCTCATCCTGGCCAGCGGCGACCTGCCCGACGCCTTCTTCAACAGCGGGCTCACCGACGCGGAAATCGCCACCTACTCGGCCAGCGGAACACTGATCCCCCTCGAAGACCTCATTCAGAAAAATGCCCCCAACCTGTCCAAGCTGCTCGCCGACCGGCCGGACATCAAAGCGGCCATCACCTCCTCCGACGGGCACATCTACTCCCTCCCCTCCATCGAAGAACTGGGACTCGTCCAGTTCCCCAACGAGATGGCGATCAACACCGCGTGGCTGAACAAGCTGGGCCTCCCGATGCCCAAGACCGTGGACGAACTGCATGATGCCCTGCTCGCCTTCAAGACCAAGGACGCCTCAGGCACCGGTAAAACCATCCCGCTGAGCTTCATGCCCGGCTCCTGGTGCGGTGACATCGTTGACCTCATCGCCGCCTTGGGCGGAGTCCCGGACAACATGGACCACAGGATCGTCCAGGACGGCAAGGTCATCTACACCGCCACCCAGGACGGCTACAAAAAGGCCCTCCAGACCCTGCATACCTGGTATCAGGAAGGCCTGATCGATCCAGAATCGTTCTCCCAGGATGACAAGGCCTACCTGGCCAAGGGCAAGGCCAGCACCGAAAACCTGGGCTCCTTCGTCTGGTGGGAAGTCAAGGAAATGGTCGGCGCCGACCGCGCCGGCGACTACAAACTGCTCCCCGTACTTGAGGGCGTGGACGGCAAGCGGCTCGCCAGCCAGTCCAACAACCAGGAAATCGCCCGCGGCGCCTTCGCTGTGACCCGAACCAACAAATACCCTGCCGCCACCATCCGCTGGGCAGACAACCTGTACGATCCCATCCAGTCCGCCCAGGCCAACTGGGGCCCCATCGGTGAAACCCTGCAGAAGGACCCCGCCACCGGGCTGCTGACCCAGATACCCGCGGCCGCGGGAACCAGTGAAGGCGAACGCCGCCAGAAGGTTGCCCCGGGCGGCCCGAAGGCCAACACCGCGGAGAACTTCGAGAAGGTCGTGGCACCCGAGCCGCGCGCGGCCGAGCGGCAGAAGACCGTCGAGGAGAACTACAAGCCTTTCGCAGCCAACGACGGCTACCCCCCGGTGGCACTGTCCAACGAGGAAGTGCAGCAGATCAGCACCATCGAGACGGACGTGGCCGCCATCGTCAAGCAGACCACGGCGAAATGGATCGTCTCCGGCGGCATCGAGGCGGAGTGGGACGGCTACGTCTCGCAGCTGAAGAACATCGGCCTGGACAAGATGGTGGACGTCTACCAGCAGGCCTACGACAGGTACCAGAAGAACTCCTGA
- a CDS encoding PfkB family carbohydrate kinase translates to MTAHPEDYPAASGPDVLVVGESLVDIVSTTNGTTEHPGGSPANVAYGLGCLGVDTSLLTSIGGDRRGSVVENHLARAGVRVLPGSRHPGRTATATATLTAEGSARYDFDISWELPTAAPIVIPRIIHTGSIATFLAPGATAVRALLEQPRPECMITYDPNIRPELLGTQAEARSMFEDLVPLTNVVKLSNEDAMWLYPGHSFDDVASRILKLGAEMVAMTLGPGGSLLATRTAKLFIPAIKCVVEDTIGAGDSYMAALIYGLLTGGTDGLAPSQLTTIGHTAAMAAAITVGRAGASPPTAEELDAALTAHASSAGIAGMALPFGAGDGAPNGA, encoded by the coding sequence ATGACCGCGCATCCCGAGGATTACCCCGCCGCATCAGGTCCTGACGTCCTGGTGGTCGGCGAGTCCCTGGTGGACATCGTCTCCACTACAAACGGGACGACGGAACATCCCGGCGGATCGCCGGCAAACGTCGCCTATGGCCTCGGGTGCTTGGGCGTGGACACCTCGCTCTTGACGTCCATTGGCGGGGACCGGCGCGGTTCCGTGGTTGAAAATCACCTCGCCCGCGCCGGTGTCCGGGTCCTGCCCGGCTCCCGGCATCCCGGGCGCACCGCCACAGCCACTGCCACTCTCACCGCCGAAGGGTCGGCCCGGTACGACTTCGACATCAGCTGGGAACTTCCCACAGCCGCGCCAATCGTCATCCCCCGAATCATTCATACGGGTTCCATTGCAACCTTCCTGGCTCCGGGGGCAACGGCGGTTAGGGCACTCCTGGAACAGCCACGGCCGGAATGCATGATCACGTACGACCCCAACATCCGGCCGGAACTCCTGGGCACCCAGGCTGAGGCTCGCTCGATGTTCGAAGATCTGGTTCCATTGACGAACGTGGTCAAACTCAGCAATGAGGACGCCATGTGGCTCTACCCCGGGCACAGTTTCGATGACGTGGCCTCCCGGATTCTCAAGCTGGGAGCGGAAATGGTCGCCATGACCCTCGGCCCTGGCGGGTCCCTGCTGGCGACCCGAACCGCCAAGCTGTTTATCCCGGCCATCAAGTGCGTGGTGGAAGACACCATCGGCGCTGGCGACTCGTACATGGCAGCACTCATCTACGGGCTGCTCACCGGCGGGACAGACGGCCTGGCACCCTCACAGCTCACAACAATTGGCCATACAGCGGCGATGGCTGCGGCCATCACCGTGGGCCGGGCGGGTGCGAGTCCGCCGACAGCCGAGGAACTGGACGCTGCGCTGACGGCACATGCCTCCAGTGCCGGCATAGCCGGTATGGCGCTTCCTTTCGGGGCTGGTGACGGGGCCCCTAACGGTGCTTGA
- the mmsB gene encoding 3-hydroxyisobutyrate dehydrogenase, translated as MSETPESGKPGAKEHVAFLGLGHMGGPMAVNLVKAGYTVAGFDVVPAALDAAREHGVPTVATPADAVAGADVVLTMFPSGQHVLDAYRGTDGQPGLLDVAGPDTMFLDCSTINVDEAREASALAVAAGHRAVDAPVSGGVVGAEAGTLTFMVGALPEDFEYVRPLLEVMGKRVVHCGGHGAGQAAKVCNNLILGVSMIAVSEAFVLGEKLGLTHEALFDVASAASGQCWALTTNCPVPGPVPTSPANRDYQPGFAGALMAKDLKLALNALQSTGVAARMGPLASEIYDTFAAEGGAGRDFSGIITDIRDKSAH; from the coding sequence ATGTCTGAAACACCGGAATCCGGAAAACCCGGGGCAAAGGAACACGTCGCGTTCCTCGGGCTGGGGCACATGGGCGGGCCGATGGCCGTCAACCTGGTCAAGGCCGGGTACACGGTGGCGGGATTCGACGTGGTGCCCGCAGCGCTGGACGCGGCCCGCGAGCACGGCGTCCCCACGGTGGCGACGCCCGCCGATGCCGTTGCCGGAGCTGACGTGGTGCTCACCATGTTCCCCAGCGGACAGCACGTTTTGGACGCCTACCGCGGAACGGACGGCCAGCCGGGACTGCTGGACGTGGCCGGGCCGGACACCATGTTCCTGGACTGCTCCACCATCAACGTGGACGAGGCCCGCGAAGCGTCCGCGCTCGCCGTGGCTGCCGGCCACCGGGCCGTGGACGCACCCGTCTCCGGCGGGGTGGTGGGGGCCGAAGCAGGCACCCTGACCTTCATGGTGGGCGCCCTGCCCGAGGACTTCGAATACGTCCGGCCGCTGCTGGAAGTCATGGGCAAGCGCGTGGTCCACTGCGGCGGCCACGGGGCGGGCCAGGCGGCCAAGGTCTGCAACAACCTGATCCTGGGCGTCTCCATGATCGCGGTGAGTGAGGCGTTCGTTCTGGGCGAGAAGCTGGGGCTGACCCACGAGGCGCTGTTCGATGTTGCGTCCGCGGCATCGGGGCAGTGCTGGGCGCTCACCACCAACTGCCCGGTTCCTGGGCCGGTGCCCACCAGTCCCGCCAACCGCGACTACCAGCCGGGCTTTGCCGGGGCGCTGATGGCCAAGGACCTCAAGCTGGCTCTCAACGCGCTGCAAAGCACCGGGGTGGCCGCGCGGATGGGGCCGCTGGCATCGGAGATCTACGATACGTTTGCGGCTGAGGGCGGCGCGGGCCGGGACTTCTCCGGCATCATCACGGACATCCGGGACAAGTCCGCGCACTAG
- a CDS encoding glycoside hydrolase family 32 protein: MNTATPTLGAYRPAMHYACKDTWLNDPNGLVFHDGIYHLYYQNNPFGNVHSNMSWGHATSTDLVNWDEQPVAIPCDETEEIFSGSIVVDQDNTAGFGLSGTTPLVAVYTSAYKAGSAHEGMQAQSIAWSTDGGYTWTKYSGNPVLTRNSPEFRDPKVFRYDGPAGSYWVMAAVEAHDYAVLLYRSGDLKNWEYLSTFGPANGTGGIWECPDLFELPVDGDAGNTRWVLTVNMNPGGPNGGSAGQYFVGDFDGVTFTSETTVTDGMQDPERVVDYQWLDWGRDYYAAVSFSNVPGGRRLMIGWMNNWQYANHIPTSPWRSPMSLVREVALASIDGEPRLVQQPVPACTEGSVSGPTQRLSLNGGVTVDGGKAVQLIEATFTPGTASEFGLVVCGSGSGSSGTRISIRPGSGQLMLDRTNSGDTGFHEAFPSISTAPLQADAGTYSLRIFVDHCSVEVFAQGGLVTLTELIFPDPVHTGITVFSTGGTAEASLQLTDLA, from the coding sequence ATGAACACCGCCACGCCCACCCTTGGGGCCTACCGGCCGGCGATGCACTACGCCTGCAAGGACACCTGGCTCAACGACCCCAACGGTTTGGTCTTCCACGACGGCATTTACCACCTGTACTACCAGAACAACCCGTTCGGGAACGTCCACAGCAACATGTCCTGGGGCCACGCCACATCCACGGACCTGGTGAACTGGGACGAACAGCCGGTGGCCATCCCGTGCGACGAAACAGAGGAAATCTTCTCCGGCAGCATCGTGGTGGACCAGGACAACACCGCCGGCTTCGGCCTGTCCGGAACAACCCCGCTGGTTGCCGTCTACACCAGCGCCTACAAGGCCGGTTCGGCACACGAGGGCATGCAGGCCCAGTCCATCGCGTGGAGCACCGACGGCGGATACACCTGGACCAAGTACTCTGGCAACCCGGTCCTCACCAGGAACTCGCCGGAATTCCGCGACCCCAAGGTCTTCCGCTACGACGGCCCCGCCGGAAGCTACTGGGTGATGGCCGCTGTCGAAGCCCACGACTACGCGGTGCTGCTCTATCGCTCCGGCGACCTTAAGAACTGGGAATACCTCAGCACCTTCGGCCCGGCCAACGGCACCGGCGGCATCTGGGAGTGCCCGGACCTCTTTGAACTGCCCGTGGACGGAGATGCAGGAAACACCAGGTGGGTCCTGACCGTGAACATGAACCCCGGCGGACCCAACGGAGGATCAGCAGGGCAGTACTTCGTGGGCGACTTCGACGGCGTGACGTTCACCTCCGAGACCACCGTCACGGACGGCATGCAGGACCCGGAGCGCGTGGTTGACTACCAGTGGCTCGATTGGGGCCGGGACTACTACGCGGCTGTGTCCTTCAGCAATGTCCCAGGCGGACGGCGGCTCATGATCGGATGGATGAACAACTGGCAGTATGCCAACCACATCCCCACTTCACCCTGGCGCAGCCCCATGAGCCTAGTGCGCGAAGTTGCCCTCGCCTCGATCGACGGCGAACCCCGGCTCGTCCAGCAGCCCGTGCCTGCATGCACCGAGGGTTCTGTTTCCGGACCTACCCAGCGACTGTCCCTGAACGGCGGAGTAACAGTCGACGGCGGCAAGGCAGTACAGCTGATCGAGGCCACCTTTACGCCGGGGACAGCAAGCGAGTTCGGTTTGGTGGTCTGCGGCTCCGGGAGCGGTTCATCGGGGACCCGGATCAGCATCCGCCCCGGCAGCGGACAACTCATGCTGGACCGAACCAACTCCGGCGACACCGGCTTCCACGAGGCCTTCCCGTCCATCAGCACGGCACCACTGCAGGCAGACGCTGGGACCTACTCCCTGCGGATCTTCGTGGACCACTGCTCGGTCGAAGTCTTCGCCCAGGGCGGACTAGTGACACTTACTGAGCTGATATTCCCGGATCCGGTGCACACCGGCATTACGGTGTTCTCCACCGGGGGAACGGCGGAAGCTTCCCTGCAGCTTACGGACTTGGCATGA
- a CDS encoding carbohydrate ABC transporter permease yields the protein MTLNTKPVAVPAPATRPQPAKRMQTFRDRWADSAFNIAAVTILSLSIIAVVYPLYFIVIASISDPNAVYEGKVWLFPSGVTLEGYQRIFADSRIWNGLANTVIYTLLGSAISVTTILFGAYALSRKDMPGRKILMLLFVVTMFFDGGLITKYLVVRDLGMLDTVWAVVLPGAVGVWNLIIARSFFENTIPGELREAAQMDGANDFTFFFKMVLPLSKPLIMLMIMVHVVAHWNSFFDALIFLNDDTKYPLQLVLRNILIQSDVSSAGTTGGDIESYAAAQRIGELTKYAMIVVSSLPLMIALPFMQKHFTKGTMIGAVKS from the coding sequence ATGACCCTGAACACCAAACCCGTGGCCGTTCCGGCCCCTGCAACCAGGCCCCAACCCGCTAAGCGCATGCAAACGTTCCGCGACAGGTGGGCAGACTCCGCCTTCAACATCGCCGCCGTCACCATCCTGTCGCTGTCCATCATCGCGGTGGTCTACCCGCTCTACTTCATCGTCATCGCATCCATCAGCGATCCGAACGCCGTCTACGAAGGCAAAGTCTGGCTGTTCCCGTCCGGTGTGACACTGGAGGGATACCAGCGGATCTTCGCGGACAGCCGGATCTGGAACGGCCTGGCCAACACCGTGATCTACACCCTGCTGGGCTCGGCGATCAGCGTGACCACCATCCTGTTCGGCGCCTACGCCCTGTCCCGCAAGGACATGCCGGGGCGGAAGATCCTGATGCTCCTGTTCGTGGTGACCATGTTTTTCGACGGCGGCCTCATCACCAAGTACCTGGTGGTCCGGGACCTCGGCATGCTGGACACGGTCTGGGCGGTTGTCCTGCCCGGCGCCGTGGGCGTGTGGAACCTGATCATCGCCCGGTCCTTCTTCGAAAACACCATCCCGGGAGAGCTCCGGGAAGCCGCCCAGATGGACGGCGCCAACGACTTCACGTTCTTCTTCAAGATGGTCCTCCCCCTGTCCAAACCGCTGATCATGCTCATGATCATGGTCCACGTGGTGGCGCACTGGAACTCGTTCTTCGACGCCCTCATCTTCCTGAACGATGACACGAAATACCCGCTGCAGCTGGTGCTCCGGAACATCCTGATCCAGTCGGACGTCTCCTCCGCCGGCACCACCGGTGGAGACATCGAGTCCTACGCCGCGGCGCAGAGAATCGGCGAACTGACCAAGTACGCCATGATCGTCGTCTCCAGCCTGCCCCTGATGATCGCGCTTCCGTTCATGCAGAAGCACTTCACCAAGGGCACCATGATCGGCGCCGTGAAGAGCTGA
- a CDS encoding LacI family DNA-binding transcriptional regulator, whose product MTKSRPSSGPTMHDVAAAAGVSQATVSLVLNSASGSRFSDETRKRVMDAVQQLGYRTNAHAKTLRDGISGIIGFLGDAVATAPFAGKIIEGAQERAWEDGLLLLTMNTGGDKALEAASLDSMLSYKVAGVVYAGMYHRRLDVPEALSTVPSVVLNSQDRKLRLPSVAPNEELGGYTATRRLLDAGHERVAMINIETLESELPAAVGRYNGYTKAMAEAGLSIRPELVRFGSGNELDGFTHTMDLMTDDNPPSAIFCANDRTAWGAYQAATELHLSIPRDVSIIGFDNQETLAPHLRPGLTTLELPFVEMGRRAVDLILQGAEPDGRVEFMTCPLIERNSVTHPKEKP is encoded by the coding sequence GTGACTAAGTCCCGACCATCATCAGGTCCCACCATGCACGACGTAGCGGCAGCCGCCGGCGTTTCCCAGGCAACAGTTTCCTTGGTACTGAACTCCGCTTCCGGTTCCCGCTTCTCGGACGAAACCCGGAAGCGCGTGATGGATGCCGTGCAGCAGCTTGGCTACCGCACCAACGCCCACGCCAAGACTCTCCGGGACGGCATTTCGGGCATCATCGGCTTCCTGGGCGACGCCGTTGCCACCGCCCCTTTCGCAGGAAAGATCATCGAGGGGGCACAAGAGCGCGCCTGGGAGGACGGCCTCCTCCTGCTCACCATGAACACAGGTGGCGACAAAGCCCTGGAGGCAGCCTCGCTGGACTCCATGCTGTCTTACAAGGTGGCTGGCGTTGTCTACGCTGGCATGTACCACCGGCGACTCGACGTACCCGAGGCCCTCTCGACAGTCCCTTCGGTTGTGCTGAACTCGCAGGATCGCAAGCTGAGACTTCCCAGCGTTGCGCCGAATGAGGAACTGGGCGGCTACACCGCCACCCGACGCCTTCTCGACGCGGGGCATGAGCGGGTGGCGATGATCAACATCGAAACGCTCGAGAGCGAACTTCCCGCCGCCGTCGGACGCTATAACGGCTATACGAAGGCCATGGCCGAAGCCGGACTGTCCATCCGCCCGGAACTGGTGCGCTTCGGCAGCGGCAATGAGCTGGACGGATTTACCCACACCATGGACCTGATGACGGACGATAACCCGCCGTCGGCCATCTTCTGCGCGAATGACCGCACCGCGTGGGGCGCCTACCAGGCCGCCACCGAGCTGCACCTGTCGATTCCCCGCGATGTATCCATCATCGGCTTCGACAACCAGGAAACCCTGGCCCCGCATCTGCGGCCGGGTCTCACCACCCTTGAGTTGCCCTTCGTGGAAATGGGGCGCCGCGCGGTCGACCTCATCCTGCAGGGCGCCGAGCCGGACGGACGGGTCGAGTTCATGACCTGCCCCCTGATTGAACGGAACTCAGTGACACATCCAAAGGAGAAGCCATGA
- a CDS encoding class I SAM-dependent methyltransferase — MKFDESFWDERYRQHGSVWSPNPNPHLLAEAAGLRPGSVLDVGSGEGADSLWLARQGWRVTAVDISSVALARAAERAAQDAEAAARITWVHHDLTSSPPPSGTFDLVSAQFMHLPLAERTELYHRLAASVAPGGTLLVVGHHPSDLEVGIRRPSEPGLLFTPEEIAAGLDPDEWEIDVCEARRRFVEDADGNSVAVTDSVLRAHRRAPRP, encoded by the coding sequence ATGAAGTTTGACGAGTCGTTCTGGGATGAACGCTACCGCCAGCACGGCTCTGTCTGGAGCCCCAATCCGAACCCGCACCTGCTGGCCGAGGCGGCCGGACTGCGCCCCGGCTCCGTGCTGGACGTAGGCAGCGGCGAGGGAGCCGATTCACTGTGGCTGGCACGCCAGGGTTGGCGCGTCACGGCGGTGGACATATCATCCGTGGCCCTGGCCAGGGCAGCCGAGAGGGCAGCCCAGGATGCTGAAGCCGCCGCGCGGATCACCTGGGTCCATCACGACCTGACCAGTTCCCCGCCGCCCTCCGGCACCTTCGACCTTGTTTCCGCGCAGTTCATGCACCTGCCCCTGGCCGAGCGGACCGAGTTGTACCACCGGCTGGCAGCGTCCGTGGCACCTGGCGGGACGCTCCTGGTTGTGGGCCACCACCCCTCCGACCTGGAAGTGGGAATCCGCCGCCCCAGCGAGCCAGGCCTGCTGTTCACCCCGGAGGAAATCGCGGCCGGGCTGGATCCGGACGAGTGGGAAATCGACGTCTGCGAAGCCCGCCGGCGGTTCGTGGAGGACGCGGACGGCAACTCGGTCGCCGTCACCGATTCAGTGCTCCGCGCCCACCGGCGGGCACCCCGTCCCTAG
- a CDS encoding enoyl-CoA hydratase → MTEEYGNILVEQRGRVGLVTLNRPEALNALNKATMDELVAAVTAMDSDPGVGAVVVTGSGKAFAAGADIKEMAAQGYMDMYAADWFRGWEDFTRLRIPVVAAVSGFALGGGCELAMMCDFIIAGDNAKFGQPEINLGVLPGMGGSQRLTRAVGKAKAMDLILTGRFMDAEEAERAGLVSRVVPAADVVDEAVKVAEVIASKSKSAAMVAKESVNAAFETGLAQGVLFERRLFHSLFATDDQKEGMAAFTEKRQPEFKHR, encoded by the coding sequence ATGACGGAAGAGTACGGGAACATTCTGGTGGAACAGCGCGGACGCGTGGGGCTGGTGACGCTCAACCGCCCGGAAGCACTGAACGCGCTGAACAAGGCCACCATGGACGAACTCGTTGCTGCGGTCACGGCCATGGACTCGGATCCCGGCGTGGGCGCCGTGGTGGTCACCGGCTCCGGCAAGGCGTTCGCCGCCGGTGCGGACATCAAGGAGATGGCTGCCCAGGGCTACATGGACATGTACGCTGCGGACTGGTTCCGCGGCTGGGAGGATTTCACCAGGCTCCGGATTCCGGTGGTGGCGGCTGTCTCGGGTTTTGCCCTGGGCGGCGGCTGCGAACTGGCCATGATGTGCGATTTCATCATCGCCGGGGACAACGCCAAGTTCGGCCAGCCCGAGATCAACCTGGGCGTCCTGCCGGGCATGGGCGGATCGCAGCGGCTCACCCGGGCCGTGGGCAAGGCCAAGGCCATGGACCTGATCCTCACCGGGCGGTTCATGGACGCGGAGGAGGCCGAGCGTGCCGGACTGGTGTCCCGGGTGGTGCCGGCCGCTGACGTGGTGGACGAGGCCGTGAAAGTGGCCGAGGTGATTGCGTCCAAGTCGAAGTCGGCGGCCATGGTGGCCAAGGAGTCCGTCAACGCCGCGTTTGAAACGGGACTGGCCCAGGGGGTGCTTTTCGAACGGCGCCTCTTCCACTCGCTGTTCGCCACCGATGACCAGAAGGAAGGCATGGCCGCCTTCACGGAGAAGCGCCAGCCCGAGTTCAAGCACCGTTAG
- a CDS encoding ABC transporter permease: MSRTLARSTPAPPLAPTPRPTSRKPLPLRLKRVGRAWQLYVLLVPALIYIAVFKYWPMYGVQIAFRNYNPVDGFTGSPWVGLQHFIRFINSYQFSQVVGNTLWIAVLGLLVAFPIPIILALLVNQLQSERFKKFTQTVLYSPAFISTVVVVGIMFVLLSPRSGLVNNAIQLAGGEPVFFMGSAEWFRPIYVISDVWQNAGFAMIVYLAALSGIDPALHDAAKVDGASKLQRIRHIDLPGIMPVITVLFILAIGNLLNVGFEKALLMQTNLNLPTSEIIQTYVYHAGLQQAQFSYSAAIGLFNSILNLVLLLTFNWVARRANQATLW, from the coding sequence ATGAGCCGCACCTTGGCCCGATCCACGCCGGCACCGCCGCTGGCTCCAACACCCCGGCCCACAAGCAGGAAGCCTCTTCCGCTGCGCCTGAAAAGGGTCGGCAGGGCCTGGCAGTTATACGTATTACTAGTTCCGGCGCTGATTTACATCGCCGTCTTCAAGTACTGGCCCATGTACGGGGTGCAGATCGCATTCCGCAACTACAACCCCGTGGACGGTTTTACCGGGAGCCCGTGGGTCGGGCTGCAGCACTTCATACGGTTCATCAACTCCTACCAGTTCAGCCAGGTCGTGGGAAACACGCTCTGGATCGCCGTCCTGGGCCTGCTTGTAGCCTTCCCGATCCCGATCATCCTGGCCCTCCTGGTCAACCAGCTTCAGAGCGAGCGGTTCAAGAAGTTCACCCAGACGGTGCTGTACTCGCCGGCGTTCATCTCCACGGTGGTGGTGGTGGGCATCATGTTCGTCCTGCTTTCCCCGCGTTCCGGGCTGGTGAACAATGCGATCCAGTTGGCGGGAGGTGAACCCGTTTTCTTCATGGGCTCCGCCGAGTGGTTCCGGCCCATCTACGTGATCTCCGATGTCTGGCAAAACGCCGGCTTCGCCATGATTGTCTACCTGGCGGCCCTGTCCGGCATCGACCCTGCATTGCACGACGCCGCCAAGGTGGACGGCGCCTCCAAACTGCAGCGTATCCGGCACATCGATCTACCGGGCATCATGCCCGTGATCACTGTCCTGTTCATCCTGGCCATCGGCAACCTGCTCAACGTCGGCTTCGAAAAGGCGCTGCTCATGCAGACAAACCTGAACCTGCCGACGTCGGAAATCATCCAGACGTACGTCTACCACGCAGGCCTGCAGCAGGCCCAGTTCAGCTATTCGGCCGCCATCGGCCTGTTCAATTCCATCCTCAACCTCGTGCTGCTGCTGACCTTCAACTGGGTAGCGCGCCGGGCCAACCAAGCAACCCTGTGGTGA
- a CDS encoding enoyl-CoA hydratase/isomerase family protein, with translation MSAGPTAGTNTDRPDETPTEDMLFERRGRLGVITLNRPRAVNALTAGMAAAMLGQLTAWADDDGVATVLVHGAGDRGLCAGGDIVAIYEDMLAGGEATADFWRTEYRLNALIAGYPKPYVAFMDGLVLGGGVGISAHGSVRIVTERTRTGMPETTIGFVPDVGGTLLLSRSPGETGTHAALTGAHLSGADALFLGLADHFVASGNLPALAAALETEPAEDAVERFAEKPPVSVLAGQQDWIDACYASDDAEDILRRLRTFDGDAAGEASEAAATIEAKSPTAVKVALKSLRRARTLTLEEALAQEYRVGLRFLAGADFREGIRAQVVDKDRNPQWKPASLHEVSTADVERFFEPLGDRELNLQSKEARNV, from the coding sequence ATGAGCGCAGGACCTACCGCAGGTACGAACACAGACCGCCCCGATGAGACGCCCACTGAGGACATGCTGTTTGAGCGGCGCGGGCGCCTCGGCGTCATCACGCTGAACCGGCCCCGGGCAGTGAACGCGCTCACCGCCGGCATGGCCGCGGCCATGCTGGGGCAGCTCACCGCATGGGCGGACGACGACGGCGTGGCCACCGTTCTGGTGCACGGTGCCGGAGACCGGGGATTGTGCGCCGGGGGCGACATCGTGGCGATCTACGAGGACATGCTTGCGGGCGGAGAAGCCACCGCGGACTTCTGGCGCACCGAATACCGGCTGAATGCGCTGATCGCCGGCTATCCCAAACCATATGTGGCCTTCATGGACGGCCTGGTGCTCGGCGGCGGCGTGGGGATTTCGGCGCACGGTTCCGTGCGCATAGTCACCGAGCGCACCCGCACCGGCATGCCGGAGACCACCATCGGATTCGTGCCGGACGTCGGCGGCACCCTGCTGCTGTCCCGGTCGCCGGGCGAGACGGGCACCCATGCGGCCCTGACCGGCGCCCATCTGAGCGGCGCGGACGCCCTCTTCCTGGGCCTGGCGGACCACTTCGTGGCGTCCGGGAACCTCCCTGCGCTGGCAGCTGCGCTGGAAACTGAACCGGCGGAAGACGCCGTCGAACGCTTCGCGGAAAAGCCGCCCGTGTCGGTGCTGGCCGGACAGCAGGACTGGATCGACGCCTGTTACGCAAGCGACGACGCGGAGGACATCCTCCGCCGGCTGCGCACTTTCGACGGCGACGCTGCCGGTGAGGCGTCGGAGGCGGCCGCCACTATCGAGGCAAAGTCGCCCACGGCCGTGAAGGTGGCACTGAAATCGCTCCGCCGTGCACGAACGCTGACGCTGGAGGAGGCCCTCGCCCAGGAATACCGCGTTGGTCTGCGGTTCCTGGCAGGTGCGGATTTCCGCGAAGGTATCCGTGCACAGGTGGTGGACAAGGACCGGAACCCGCAGTGGAAGCCGGCCAGCCTGCATGAGGTTTCCACCGCCGACGTCGAGAGGTTCTTCGAGCCGCTGGGGGACCGGGAACTCAACCTGCAATCCAAGGAGGCCCGCAATGTCTGA